In one Arachis duranensis cultivar V14167 chromosome 9, aradu.V14167.gnm2.J7QH, whole genome shotgun sequence genomic region, the following are encoded:
- the LOC107466011 gene encoding uncharacterized protein LOC107466011 produces MALMRFHRVKQISKFLTPLLTTGDCYQQSGKVFNLEGLSVIPTLSAQKLITNGIQVREFHEQRFSTMADASHEPALEIDLLSFIRASLDEFEGTHHCWLNLSNKDKQPFGGDGVFLILALDLDHQILLEKLKTIQKRFKKDMCPHIFIMCSKPTHPSVDRLQLAHLVMTENITVPILLSQQTFPELEKGARYILFKKVTSPVIYHEKVDLEVLYQAVQELQMQPDGESKSSDVLKSPSWKQNGSNKDQYICYPIQNLLLSYPGCVSADDSLNRLFFSDCNHHRIVISDDNGEILDCIGSSPGFEDGDFGSAKLGRPAGSYYHAEEDCLYFVDSENHAIRKADLGGRLVETLYPATASSKRFHLWNWIRNKLGLENSEETNAEETYEVLDSESLYFPWYLLKSVDDTFYIIDRSFQTLWTMDIGSGKIDKVYKGSSTILEICRQQITENLSILDQVPSDWFKHQNQHACLLEGIPNSDLLASVTTLQNHVIICDTVGQRIMKVDRESMVFSDFKLSNLGILGLPYWLNSPLETFYAAENGLLATTVDHLQHFQLPPGKVYIKLGVEISADVELVEPLQESCIWRQARGSATEISGIDDGLGSIDKAGVAQQWYDELDDLAAPKPETEMVVEDDNLNHNLVVDDEKICINCCVCNSPGTSEVIIYGVLYCKLRKVPDSNEGNREKYAARIVDILSSKKCGKTERDLWSAFLLQSKGDLRDLVFMKPIHIRVRLSTLDHPKADNGRDIISTDSSIEVKVFLK; encoded by the exons ATGGCTCTGATGAGGTTTCATCGTGTGAAGCAGATTTCGAAGTTTCTAACACCTCTTCTTACCACAG GTGATTGCTATCAACAATCTGGCAAAGTGTTCAACTTAGAAGGTTTGTCTGTAATACCCACTCTCTCTGCTCAGAAGCTAATTACTAATGGGATTCAAGTCAGAGAATTTCACGAACAAAG GTTCTCAACAATGGCTGATGCATCACATGAACCTGCCCTTGAAATTGACCTCTTGTCTTTCATTAGAGCTTCATTGGATGAGTTTGAAG GAACCCATCATTGTTGGTTGAATCTATCTAACAAAGATAAGCAACCTTTTGGGGGTGATGGAGTCTTCTTGATTCTTGCTTTAGATTTGGACCATCAAATTTtgcttgaaaaattgaagactATCCAGAAGAGATTCAAGAAGGATAT GTGCCCCCATATTTTCATTATGTGCTCAAAACCAACCCATCCTTCTGTCGATCGACTTCAGCTGGCCCATTTAGTGATGACAGAAAATATCACGGTTCCCATTTTGTTGTCTCAACAGACATTTCCCGAG CTAGAGAAAGGTGCAAGGTACAtcttatttaaaaaagttaCAAGCCCAGTTATTTATCATGAGAAGGTGGATCTTGAAGTTTTATACCAAG CTGTTCAGGAGTTACAGATGCAACCTGATGGTGAATCCAAGTCATCTGATGTATTGAAGTCTCCATCTTGGAAGCAAAATGGGAGCAACAAGGATCAATATATTTGTTATCCTATTCAGAATTTACTTCTCTCTTATCCAG GTTGCGTCTCTGCAGATGACAGCTTGAACCGCCTCTTCTTTTCAGACTGCAATCATCATAGGATTGTTATATCAGATGACAATGGAGAGATTCTGGACTGT ATTGGTTCTTCTCCAGGATTTGAGGATGGAGATTTTGGATCTGCTAAATTAGGGCGCCCTGCAGGTTCTTATTACCATGCTGAGGAGGATTGCTTATATTTTGTTGATTCAGAG AATCATGCTATCAGGAAAGCTGATCTGGGTGGCCGATTAGTGGAGACACTTTATCCTGCCACTGCCTCTAGCAAACGTTTTCACCTATGGAATTGGATCAGGAATAAGCTTGGTTTAGAAAACAGTGAGGAGACCAATGCTGAGGAAACATATGAAGTATTGGATTCTGAATCACTATATTTCCCTTGGTATCTGCTGAAATCAGTTGATGACACATTTTACATTATAGATCGCAG CTTTCAAACTTTATGGACCATGGATATTGGTTCAGGAAAGATAGATAAAGTTTATAAAG GTTCTTCCACAATCCTGGAGATCTGCAGACAGCAGATCACAGAAAACTTATCTATCCTAGATCAAGTTCCCTCTGATTGGTTTAAACATCAAAATCAACATGCTTGCTTGCTGGAAGGCATCCCAAACTCTGATCTTTTAGCGTCAGTGACAACCCTACAGAATCATGTTATTATTTGTGATACAG TTGGACAGAGGATTATGAAGGTTGACAGAGAATCAATGGTGTTTTCAGACTTCAAGTTGTCTAATTTAGGGATACTTGGATTACCATATTGGTTGAATTCCCCTCTTGAAACATTTTATGCTGC TGAAAATGGACTCTTGGCCACGACAGTAGATCATCTGCAGCATTTTCAGTTGCCACCAG GCAAGGTTTACATAAAGTTGGGTGTGGAGATTTCTGCTGATGTTGAACTTGTAGAACCATTACAAGAATCCTGTATATGGCGACAAGCTAGAGGTTCAGCTACTGAAATTTCTGGAATTGATGATGGTCTAGGATCCATAGACAAG GCTGGTGTTGCACAACAGTGGTACGATGAACTGGATGATCTTGCCGCTCCTAAACCCGAAACAGAAATGGTTGTTGAAGATGATAATCTGAATCACAATTTGGTTGTTGACGATGAGAAAATTTGCATCAACTGTTGTGTTTGCAATAGCCCTGGAACAAGTGAG GTTATTATTTACGGGGTACTATATTGTAAACTTAGAAAAGTACCAGACTCGAACGAGGGCAACCGGGAGAAATATGCAGCAAGGATAGTAGATATTTTGAGCTCTAAGAAATGTGGGAAAACAGAGAGAGATTTATGGAGTGCATTTTTGTTGCAATCAAAGGGTGATCTTAGAGACCTTGTCTTCATGAAACCCATACACATCAGAGTAAGGTTAAGTACTCTTGATCATCCTAAGGCTGATAATGGAAGAGACATTATCTCAACAGATTCTTCAATTGAGGTGAAGGTATTTCTGAAATAA